A stretch of the Sulfurimonas sp. HSL3-1 genome encodes the following:
- a CDS encoding MipA/OmpV family protein, which yields MKRVAILLLVLLFCARGAEEHANASWGMASVLRSATIPYATTQNDPLLNSYVLLLYLETPYFFLDGTEAGIPLCGNDRWSVAAYGAMHFVDMPRHDSDYFSDDTADLGVMARYRIGKWHTDLLLLSDPARRVHAKLRVGTELERGAWSWRPYAAAGIKSAEYNSYYDGQNRVRVGTDAEAEAGVNTRLYLTDDIALIANAKLRYLGDEAAKAPTTDSAWQSELYLGAGIFQNRGQTVHGFDPKGYLRIAFGEATPSSFSENLLGEGVRDKHGLYLLSLFYGFPLAQTLFGVPIRTYFTPGFVHHFANDLQPPAQEYVGAFKFYYRPPPWWLRFGFGTGLSYITRTTYIERSINAKDGYDHTSHLLQYLDFSFDVELCRLFGSGWKALWFGYALHHRSGVFEAAHQYGQIKGGSNYNTFYLQLHFGE from the coding sequence ATGAAACGGGTGGCGATACTGTTGCTGGTGCTGCTGTTCTGTGCCCGGGGGGCCGAGGAGCATGCAAACGCATCGTGGGGCATGGCCTCGGTACTGCGCAGCGCCACCATTCCCTATGCGACGACACAAAACGACCCCCTGCTGAACAGCTATGTGCTGCTGCTCTACCTTGAGACGCCTTACTTTTTTTTAGACGGCACCGAAGCGGGCATCCCCCTCTGCGGCAACGACCGCTGGAGCGTCGCCGCCTACGGTGCCATGCACTTTGTCGATATGCCGCGACATGACTCAGACTACTTCAGCGACGATACCGCCGACCTCGGCGTAATGGCGCGTTACCGTATAGGAAAGTGGCACACCGACCTGCTGCTGCTCAGCGACCCGGCGCGGCGGGTCCATGCAAAACTGCGTGTCGGCACCGAACTGGAACGGGGGGCATGGTCGTGGCGCCCCTACGCCGCAGCAGGGATCAAAAGTGCGGAGTACAACAGCTACTACGACGGGCAGAACCGCGTCCGTGTCGGCACAGACGCCGAGGCCGAAGCGGGCGTAAACACGCGCCTGTACCTGACCGATGACATCGCCCTGATCGCCAACGCGAAGCTGCGCTACCTGGGCGACGAAGCGGCCAAAGCCCCCACGACCGATTCCGCATGGCAGAGCGAACTCTACCTCGGGGCGGGGATCTTTCAAAACAGGGGACAAACAGTGCACGGATTCGACCCCAAAGGCTACCTTCGGATCGCCTTCGGCGAAGCGACGCCTTCCTCTTTCAGTGAAAACCTTCTGGGCGAAGGGGTCCGGGATAAACACGGGCTCTACCTGCTCTCCCTCTTTTATGGCTTCCCCTTAGCACAGACCCTCTTCGGTGTGCCGATCCGCACCTACTTCACACCGGGTTTCGTCCACCATTTCGCCAACGACCTTCAGCCCCCCGCCCAGGAGTACGTCGGCGCTTTCAAGTTCTACTACCGGCCGCCGCCCTGGTGGCTCCGGTTCGGGTTCGGGACGGGACTCTCCTACATCACCCGTACAACCTATATCGAACGCTCCATCAATGCCAAGGACGGGTACGACCACACCTCGCATCTGCTGCAGTACCTCGACTTCTCTTTCGATGTCGAGCTGTGCCGTCTCTTCGGAAGCGGATGGAAAGCCCTCTGGTTCGGCTACGCCCTGCACCACCGCTCCGGCGTCTTCGAAGCCGCTCATCAATACGGCCAGATCAAAGGGGGCAGCAACTACAACACCTTTTACCTGCAGCTGCATTTCGGCGAATAG